A region from the Paenarthrobacter aurescens genome encodes:
- a CDS encoding ROK family transcriptional regulator: MPATQRSTKSHPRKPGSQSALRHLNQQRIIECLLSGPSTQAELSRQTGLSTATVSNIVKIMQDAGLVSTEPTTSSGRRATNVRLNSNGAVAVGIDFGRRHLRVVLASLGYHVIAEDYIELPLGHQAEEGIAAAVLLLEKLLQENGIDRTAVVGAGAGIPGPIDRRSGTVAQGAILPEWVGIDILHRLEEALNCPVFVDNDANLGALSEVTWGPQSGVSNLMFLKIGSGIGAGLILNGFPYYGNVGITGEIGHATIHEHGLVCRCGNRGCLETIASTTTMIELLGRGQETLLTPQDIVRNCLAGDSATQRVVDDAGLAVGRALGNVSNLINPEVIVVGGPLAGLGDLLLDPIRRGLVRHAVPVVGETTHLAMSSLGARAEALGAAALVFQHAGITGR, from the coding sequence ATGCCCGCAACGCAGCGCTCAACGAAGAGCCATCCAAGAAAACCCGGCTCGCAGTCCGCACTGCGCCACCTGAATCAGCAGCGCATCATCGAGTGCCTCCTGAGCGGGCCTTCCACGCAAGCAGAGCTATCGCGGCAAACAGGTCTTTCCACGGCAACTGTTTCCAACATCGTCAAAATCATGCAGGACGCCGGCCTTGTTTCCACGGAGCCCACTACCAGCTCCGGACGCAGGGCAACCAACGTACGGCTGAACAGCAACGGCGCAGTGGCGGTAGGAATCGACTTCGGACGCCGCCATCTGCGGGTAGTCCTCGCCTCGCTGGGCTACCACGTCATTGCCGAGGACTACATTGAATTGCCGCTGGGGCACCAGGCGGAAGAAGGCATAGCCGCGGCCGTCCTGCTGCTGGAAAAACTACTCCAGGAAAACGGAATCGACCGCACGGCAGTTGTGGGTGCCGGGGCGGGCATCCCTGGACCCATCGACCGGCGATCAGGCACCGTGGCCCAGGGCGCCATCTTGCCCGAATGGGTAGGCATAGACATCCTTCATAGGCTGGAGGAAGCGCTGAATTGCCCCGTGTTTGTTGATAACGATGCCAACTTGGGCGCGCTGTCCGAAGTGACCTGGGGACCGCAGAGCGGAGTCTCAAATCTGATGTTCCTGAAGATCGGCTCGGGCATTGGCGCGGGCCTGATTCTCAATGGTTTTCCCTACTACGGCAACGTTGGCATCACCGGGGAAATCGGCCACGCGACCATCCACGAACACGGCCTGGTGTGCCGCTGCGGAAACAGGGGCTGCCTGGAGACCATAGCGTCCACCACCACCATGATCGAGCTGCTGGGCCGCGGCCAGGAGACGCTGCTGACCCCGCAGGACATCGTCCGTAATTGCCTCGCCGGAGACTCCGCCACCCAACGCGTAGTGGACGACGCCGGGCTGGCGGTGGGCCGCGCGCTGGGCAACGTTTCCAACCTGATTAACCCTGAAGTGATTGTGGTGGGAGGGCCCTTGGCGGGCCTGGGCGACCTCCTCCTGGATCCCATCCGCAGGGGTCTTGTGCGCCATGCAGTACCCGTGGTGGGCGAGACGACGCACCTCGCGATGTCCTCCCTCGGGGCGCGCGCAGAAGCGCTTGGAGCGGCCGCTTTGGTGTTCCAACACGCCGGTATTACCGGTAGGTAA
- a CDS encoding carbon-nitrogen hydrolase family protein, producing MLLSVLQANASVMDVEANLRIIDDAAQRAAHAGAGLLLTPELFPVGYAPLRLHAELDPATLPGIRERLAGIARRHKIGLVYSLPAPSRDAAHDDDAQPAAAGNGWNITATLLDATGTEVLNYAKVHLFGPEEHKAFVAAQEPPVVVDFNGIRTSMLICYDVEFPEAVRAAATRGAELLLVPTALSAGFENVPQVLIRARALESQLNVAYANHSGHEDIYNFLGGSVVAGPDGSLLAAAGESPTLLFAEVGTETVKAARVEVPYLRERRPELYEQWDA from the coding sequence ATGCTGCTCTCAGTCCTGCAGGCGAACGCGTCCGTGATGGACGTCGAGGCGAACCTGCGCATAATCGACGACGCCGCGCAGCGAGCCGCCCACGCGGGTGCCGGGCTGCTCCTCACCCCTGAGTTGTTCCCTGTGGGCTATGCCCCGCTGCGTCTTCACGCCGAACTTGACCCCGCCACACTCCCCGGGATCCGTGAACGCCTGGCCGGTATCGCCCGCCGGCACAAGATCGGCCTGGTCTACAGCCTTCCGGCGCCAAGCCGGGACGCAGCGCACGACGACGACGCGCAGCCGGCTGCCGCTGGCAACGGCTGGAACATCACAGCTACTTTGCTTGACGCCACAGGTACTGAAGTTCTCAACTACGCCAAGGTGCACCTGTTCGGCCCCGAGGAGCACAAGGCGTTCGTGGCCGCCCAAGAACCTCCCGTCGTGGTGGATTTCAACGGAATCCGGACCTCCATGCTCATCTGCTACGACGTCGAGTTCCCCGAAGCCGTCCGCGCCGCAGCCACCAGGGGCGCCGAGCTCCTCCTGGTTCCAACAGCCCTTTCCGCAGGCTTCGAGAACGTGCCGCAGGTCCTGATCCGTGCCCGTGCCTTGGAAAGCCAGCTCAACGTGGCCTACGCCAACCACAGCGGACATGAAGACATCTACAACTTCCTGGGCGGCAGTGTGGTGGCCGGACCGGACGGTTCCTTGCTTGCTGCGGCGGGGGAGTCCCCAACGTTGCTGTTCGCCGAAGTGGGCACGGAAACAGTGAAAGCCGCCCGCGTTGAAGTGCCGTATCTGCGCGAACGCCGTCCGGAGCTCTATGAACAGTGGGACGCCTAG
- a CDS encoding PucR family transcriptional regulator has product MLPEPATARLSFVTLDQFLEQLPPELKMLHDGGSGTSLLRWVEPSELEDPTPYLPEGEFLLTAGLPFLGEGGSAAKVDAYVQRLVEAKVAALGFGIRPYFDAVPDVLLHACRKYNLTLFEVPESVPFAAIGLEFSQLLESDNARVFRQLAETNRQLMRAVLSPRPEHELLAALVQRVPVWAVLVGADGRVRARGHSTAGKGAGRQAAAGKGAGGQGAGGSSGVELSLLAPMLERLLSGSGPRVEMDGFEEPGSALVFGHPLRSTKDANLGALILGSDTPLTPAQNNVVQSAVGLLELLVRQRTSGSLAPSQLATAMLLHPESVTSGGTKHVNGLKDLLAQSLASTRSGQMRVVQGVRVDGADDGPVRELLQWRRLFDTKLVEITDYGFAAITRFKVDETLLADVEKLGWRLVIGEPTELLGLQAAYQRVSSLRGRVVATGKSARVDEVTWSVAGLLGREAGTLLAERLLSPVLALEPDRRDPLLAVLRGWLSENGSWDGSAKLLGLHRNSVRRQIGVLAELLDMDLNQAQVRAELWFALQYVDELVAGLPAGGTVG; this is encoded by the coding sequence ATGTTGCCTGAGCCCGCCACCGCCCGCCTGAGTTTTGTCACGCTGGACCAGTTCCTGGAGCAGCTGCCGCCGGAGTTGAAAATGCTTCACGACGGCGGCAGCGGCACCTCGCTGCTGCGGTGGGTTGAACCCAGTGAGCTTGAAGACCCCACACCGTACCTGCCGGAGGGCGAGTTCCTCCTGACCGCCGGGCTGCCTTTCCTCGGGGAGGGCGGCTCGGCGGCCAAGGTGGACGCCTATGTTCAGCGGCTCGTAGAGGCCAAGGTGGCGGCGCTCGGCTTCGGCATCAGGCCCTATTTCGACGCCGTCCCTGATGTTCTGCTCCACGCCTGCCGGAAGTACAACCTCACCCTGTTCGAGGTACCGGAGTCCGTGCCGTTCGCAGCGATCGGGCTGGAGTTTTCCCAGCTCCTGGAGTCTGACAATGCGCGGGTTTTCCGTCAGCTGGCCGAGACCAACCGGCAACTCATGCGGGCGGTCCTCTCCCCCAGGCCGGAGCACGAACTGCTGGCGGCCCTCGTGCAACGGGTGCCCGTGTGGGCTGTTCTGGTGGGCGCCGACGGGCGGGTTCGGGCGCGCGGGCACAGCACCGCCGGGAAGGGCGCCGGGCGCCAGGCCGCAGCCGGGAAGGGTGCAGGCGGGCAGGGTGCCGGCGGCAGCAGCGGCGTCGAGCTTTCCTTGCTTGCGCCCATGCTGGAGCGGTTGCTTTCCGGCAGCGGTCCGCGCGTGGAGATGGATGGTTTTGAAGAACCCGGCTCAGCGTTGGTGTTTGGGCATCCGCTGCGCAGCACCAAGGACGCCAACCTGGGTGCCCTGATTCTCGGTTCGGATACTCCCCTGACGCCTGCGCAGAACAATGTGGTGCAGTCCGCTGTGGGCTTGCTGGAATTGCTGGTTCGGCAGCGGACCAGCGGATCCTTGGCACCAAGCCAGCTGGCCACGGCGATGCTGCTGCATCCTGAATCGGTGACCTCGGGCGGCACTAAGCACGTCAACGGCCTCAAAGACCTGCTGGCCCAAAGCCTGGCTTCCACAAGATCTGGGCAGATGCGGGTAGTCCAGGGCGTCAGGGTGGATGGCGCGGATGATGGCCCGGTCCGCGAGCTTCTGCAATGGCGCAGGCTTTTTGACACCAAGCTGGTGGAGATCACCGATTACGGTTTCGCGGCCATTACACGCTTCAAGGTGGATGAGACGTTGCTCGCCGATGTGGAGAAGCTTGGCTGGCGGCTGGTCATTGGCGAACCCACGGAACTTCTGGGCCTCCAGGCCGCCTACCAAAGGGTGAGCTCTCTGCGCGGCCGCGTGGTGGCAACCGGCAAGAGCGCACGGGTGGATGAGGTGACGTGGTCCGTGGCGGGACTCTTGGGCCGCGAAGCCGGGACCCTATTGGCCGAACGGCTGCTATCCCCCGTACTCGCTTTGGAACCGGATCGCCGCGACCCTTTGCTGGCCGTCCTGCGGGGTTGGCTCAGCGAAAACGGCAGCTGGGACGGATCCGCCAAACTGCTGGGACTGCACCGGAACAGTGTGCGGCGGCAGATCGGCGTACTGGCCGAACTGCTGGACATGGACCTGAACCAGGCGCAGGTGCGCGCCGAGCTCTGGTTCGCCTTGCAGTACGTGGACGAACTGGTGGCTGGACTCCCCGCAGGAGGGACGGTCGGCTAG
- the alr gene encoding alanine racemase yields the protein MRRNAHYQEAAPAALSGQVTVDLSAISENVKALKKRTEAPFFMAVVKGNAYGHGLVEVARTAVEAGADWLGTAQLSEAISLRQAGITVPILSWLYLASQTSATILEALENDIDVSLGSVSQLEVLAGIAKRLGRPAVVHLELDSGLSRGGARKEDWAELVAQARQAELDGTLRVRGLWTHLAWADVPAHPGNATAVAEFEDAVTEARKAGLNPGLRHVSSSANILDRPEFHFDMVRAGLAIYGLAPADHLNPADFGLRPALSVTAPLVMVKKVPAGTGVSYEHQAITYEPRYLGLIPLGYADGIPKGISGRSVVNIAGRSVPVIGKVCMDQFMVDLGPDASGIAVGDTAVLFGDPACGAASADHWGAAIGSHGDEIINRIAPRLPRAYANGAHQDSAYECPDYQEPGTAGQGHVA from the coding sequence ATGAGACGTAATGCACACTATCAAGAGGCAGCTCCGGCAGCCCTTTCCGGTCAGGTCACCGTGGATCTGTCCGCCATTTCAGAGAACGTCAAAGCCCTGAAAAAGCGCACCGAAGCGCCGTTCTTCATGGCAGTGGTCAAGGGAAACGCCTACGGCCACGGCCTGGTGGAGGTGGCCCGGACAGCTGTGGAAGCAGGGGCCGACTGGCTGGGAACTGCGCAGCTCAGCGAGGCAATCTCACTTCGCCAGGCGGGCATCACCGTGCCCATCCTCTCCTGGCTGTATCTGGCATCCCAGACCAGTGCCACCATCCTTGAGGCACTGGAAAATGACATCGATGTTTCCCTCGGAAGCGTCAGCCAACTGGAGGTCCTGGCAGGGATCGCCAAACGCCTTGGCCGTCCCGCCGTCGTGCATTTGGAGCTGGACAGCGGCCTCAGCCGCGGCGGCGCGCGCAAGGAGGATTGGGCGGAACTCGTGGCACAAGCACGGCAAGCCGAGCTCGATGGCACTCTCCGTGTTCGAGGCCTCTGGACCCACCTGGCCTGGGCCGATGTCCCGGCGCACCCCGGCAACGCCACCGCCGTGGCGGAGTTCGAGGATGCCGTCACCGAGGCACGGAAAGCCGGGTTGAACCCCGGGCTCCGGCACGTGTCCAGCTCTGCGAACATCCTGGACAGGCCGGAATTCCACTTCGACATGGTCCGCGCGGGCCTGGCCATTTACGGACTTGCCCCGGCCGATCACCTGAATCCGGCGGACTTCGGACTGCGGCCCGCGCTCAGTGTCACGGCCCCCTTGGTGATGGTCAAGAAGGTCCCGGCAGGCACCGGCGTCAGTTACGAGCACCAGGCCATCACCTACGAACCCAGATACCTCGGGCTCATTCCTCTCGGCTACGCGGACGGCATACCCAAAGGCATCAGCGGCCGTTCCGTGGTGAACATTGCCGGCCGCAGCGTGCCCGTAATCGGCAAGGTCTGCATGGATCAATTCATGGTGGACCTGGGGCCGGATGCTTCCGGGATTGCCGTTGGGGACACTGCCGTCCTGTTCGGGGACCCCGCGTGCGGGGCGGCGAGCGCCGACCACTGGGGTGCCGCAATCGGCAGCCACGGGGACGAGATCATCAACAGGATCGCGCCCCGCCTCCCCCGCGCCTACGCCAACGGCGCCCACCAGGACAGCGCCTACGAGTGCCCCGACTACCAGGAGCCGGGCACAGCAGGGCAGGGCCATGTTGCCTGA
- a CDS encoding amino acid permease: MVSEAGSGEGGTPLVRSFGVLQLTMISVGATLGTGILVILGESVPLAGPAIWISFVIAGLAALLSAVSYAEMAGLVPVAGSSYSYSYATMGEGMAWICGWCLVLEYAVSVAAVAVGAGQYVNETLAAFGQVLPDAMSQPPGDGGLVNVPAMVIVVLAMILLVRGARESAWINTAIVIIKVGILVFFCAVAFTAFNAGNFEPLLPMGAAGVSAAASSVFFSYIGFDAASTAGEEARNPKRDLPRAIMLSMVIVTTIYVLVAVAAIGARPWNWFDGTEAALVQILHEITGQPWIALVFSIGAVLAIASIVLTVLYGQTRIMLSMSRDGMVPKVFGRVSRRTGTPVAGTLIIGTAVALTAGLVPLGALADATSIGTLFAFALVNVAVIYLRRNRPDLQRSFRVPLYPITPILGTLMCAYLMLNLGADTWITFGIWMLVGIAIYFGYGRRNSKVAALSEQDYRELTTRAVSPEPVKAENS, from the coding sequence ATGGTCAGCGAGGCCGGAAGCGGCGAGGGCGGCACTCCGCTGGTCCGAAGCTTCGGGGTCCTCCAACTGACCATGATCAGCGTTGGCGCCACGCTGGGAACCGGCATCCTGGTGATCTTGGGCGAGTCCGTGCCGCTGGCAGGGCCGGCCATTTGGATCTCGTTCGTTATTGCCGGCCTGGCCGCGCTGCTCTCCGCAGTCTCCTACGCCGAAATGGCCGGGCTCGTACCGGTGGCAGGCTCCAGCTACTCCTACTCCTACGCCACCATGGGCGAAGGAATGGCCTGGATCTGCGGCTGGTGCCTGGTACTGGAATACGCGGTCTCCGTTGCAGCCGTTGCTGTAGGCGCAGGCCAGTACGTCAACGAGACCCTCGCAGCCTTCGGCCAGGTTCTGCCTGACGCCATGAGCCAGCCTCCAGGAGACGGTGGGCTGGTGAACGTTCCGGCCATGGTGATCGTGGTCCTGGCCATGATTCTGCTGGTTCGGGGAGCGCGCGAGAGTGCATGGATCAACACTGCAATCGTCATCATCAAGGTGGGTATCCTGGTCTTCTTCTGCGCCGTGGCCTTCACCGCCTTCAACGCAGGGAACTTCGAGCCGTTGCTGCCCATGGGCGCGGCCGGCGTTTCAGCCGCAGCATCCAGCGTCTTCTTCTCCTACATCGGATTCGACGCCGCCTCCACAGCCGGTGAGGAAGCCAGGAACCCCAAGCGCGATCTTCCCCGGGCCATCATGCTTTCCATGGTGATCGTTACCACCATCTACGTTCTGGTTGCCGTAGCAGCAATCGGTGCCCGCCCCTGGAACTGGTTCGACGGTACCGAAGCTGCCTTGGTGCAGATCCTCCACGAGATCACCGGACAACCCTGGATTGCCTTGGTCTTCTCCATTGGTGCTGTCCTGGCCATCGCCAGCATCGTCCTCACCGTGCTCTACGGCCAAACCCGCATCATGCTCTCCATGTCCCGCGACGGCATGGTTCCCAAGGTCTTCGGCCGCGTATCCCGCCGTACCGGCACTCCGGTGGCAGGCACGCTGATCATCGGCACCGCCGTCGCCCTCACCGCAGGCTTGGTCCCGCTGGGTGCGTTGGCGGACGCCACCAGCATCGGCACGCTCTTTGCCTTCGCCCTGGTCAACGTCGCCGTCATCTACCTGCGGCGCAACCGCCCGGACCTTCAGCGGAGCTTCCGGGTCCCGCTGTACCCCATCACGCCGATCCTGGGCACCCTGATGTGTGCCTACCTGATGCTCAACCTGGGCGCCGATACCTGGATCACCTTTGGCATCTGGATGCTGGTAGGGATCGCCATCTACTTCGGCTACGGACGCCGGAACTCCAAGGTAGCCGCGCTCAGCGAGCAGGACTACCGTGAATTAACCACCAGGGCCGTGAGCCCGGAACCTGTGAAAGCAGAAAACTCATGA
- a CDS encoding NAD(P)/FAD-dependent oxidoreductase, which produces MTIATELPVVGKPGAPGADAGAPITMLNPDFPFSYDHYLAHPDGLGSVPEELYGTEVAIIGAGLSGLVTAYELMKLGLKPVIYEADQIGGRLRTASFPSAPGIVADLGGMRFPVSGKAFYHYVDLLGLDTNEFPNPMAPATSSTVIELAGKKHYATTADELPEFFREVADAWKAAVNDGAAFAQMQEAIKARDTKRIKELWNALLPELDEQTFYGFIAASKSFKEAGFAHREAFGQVGFGTGGWDTDFPNSILEILRVVYTDADDQHRSIAGGAQRLPEALWNHAPSGLKYWPEGTSLASLHSGSPRGAVDNIRRAQDGDLVVRENWGREASYQAVVTTCQSWLLSTRIHTQEALFPAEMWTAIERSHYMQSSKTFVMVDRPFWKDIDPETGREVLSMTLTDRLNRATYLLDDGPDKPAVMLLSYTWNDDALKWLALSAEERVKLMLHSLEQIYPGVDIASHIVGQPITVSWEADPNFMGAFKANLPGHYRYQQRLFTHFKQDQLPEHQRGIFLAGDDVSFTAGWAEGAVTTGLNAVWGVVNHLGGASAAGNPGPGDLLDELGPISLD; this is translated from the coding sequence ATGACCATTGCCACAGAACTCCCCGTCGTCGGGAAACCCGGAGCGCCCGGGGCCGACGCCGGAGCCCCCATCACCATGCTGAACCCGGACTTCCCGTTCAGCTACGATCACTACCTGGCCCACCCGGACGGGCTCGGTTCTGTTCCCGAGGAGCTCTACGGCACGGAAGTGGCCATCATCGGCGCAGGGCTGTCCGGTCTGGTGACCGCCTACGAACTGATGAAGCTCGGCCTCAAACCAGTGATCTACGAGGCCGACCAGATCGGCGGCCGTCTTCGCACTGCCAGTTTCCCGTCCGCCCCGGGCATCGTGGCTGACCTTGGTGGAATGCGGTTCCCCGTCTCCGGCAAGGCGTTCTACCACTACGTGGACCTGCTGGGCCTGGATACCAACGAGTTTCCCAACCCCATGGCACCGGCCACGTCCTCCACGGTGATTGAACTCGCCGGCAAAAAGCACTACGCCACCACCGCGGACGAGCTCCCCGAATTCTTCCGCGAGGTGGCCGACGCCTGGAAAGCGGCAGTCAACGATGGTGCTGCCTTCGCTCAGATGCAGGAAGCCATCAAGGCCCGCGATACCAAGAGGATCAAGGAACTCTGGAACGCGCTCCTCCCGGAGTTGGACGAGCAAACCTTCTACGGTTTCATCGCCGCCAGCAAGTCCTTCAAAGAGGCAGGCTTCGCGCACCGCGAAGCGTTCGGCCAGGTGGGCTTCGGCACGGGCGGCTGGGACACCGACTTCCCCAACTCCATCCTCGAAATCCTCCGCGTTGTCTACACCGACGCCGACGACCAGCACCGCTCCATCGCCGGGGGAGCGCAAAGGCTCCCTGAGGCACTCTGGAACCACGCGCCGTCGGGCCTTAAATACTGGCCGGAAGGCACGTCGCTGGCGTCCCTGCACAGTGGCTCTCCCCGCGGAGCGGTGGATAACATCCGCCGCGCGCAGGACGGCGACCTCGTGGTCCGCGAAAACTGGGGACGGGAAGCCAGCTACCAGGCCGTGGTGACCACGTGCCAGTCCTGGCTGCTGTCCACCCGCATCCACACTCAGGAAGCGTTGTTCCCCGCTGAGATGTGGACCGCCATTGAACGTTCGCACTACATGCAGTCGTCCAAGACGTTCGTGATGGTGGACCGCCCGTTCTGGAAGGACATCGATCCTGAGACCGGACGCGAAGTCCTGTCCATGACGCTCACGGACCGCCTCAACCGAGCCACGTACCTACTGGACGACGGTCCGGACAAGCCCGCCGTGATGCTCCTGTCCTACACCTGGAATGACGACGCCCTGAAGTGGCTTGCCCTCAGCGCGGAGGAGCGCGTCAAGCTCATGCTGCACTCGCTGGAGCAGATCTACCCGGGCGTGGACATTGCCAGCCACATTGTGGGACAGCCCATCACCGTGTCCTGGGAAGCGGACCCCAACTTCATGGGTGCGTTCAAAGCCAACCTGCCCGGTCACTACCGCTACCAGCAGCGCCTCTTCACCCACTTCAAGCAGGACCAGCTGCCGGAGCACCAGCGGGGAATCTTCCTGGCCGGGGACGACGTATCCTTCACCGCCGGTTGGGCTGAGGGTGCCGTGACCACGGGCCTGAACGCGGTGTGGGGAGTGGTGAACCACTTGGGTGGCGCATCCGCTGCCGGCAACCCGGGTCCGGGCGACCTCTTGGACGAGCTCGGCCCGATCTCGCTGGACTAA